In Streptomyces sp. RFCAC02, the following proteins share a genomic window:
- a CDS encoding GAF domain-containing protein, whose protein sequence is MRQRTPIPRLLRAMESIGGDTEPLAVLRRTAATAAELAGARFAAVAVLNDDGNGIGHLVTHGDGPPPDDLVRALLDGTSPRTPDTLRVPVLVHGAKFGALQVSARADGRPFTAEIRQLLRVLATEAGIALGNARLHEAIRVQSRWMDSSFELSTTLLSDDEDNALAVVAEQARRLAGATTGAVLEPTGDRGLQVVAASAEAPRGLIGTVLPGHVLAVRQVLAGEPVVLDDPVGDPRMHMGLTSAQGPGMLLPLASDGTVLGALALSREPGAPPYTVQERALTIQFAQQAALALLLARARRDREQLAVLEDRDRIARDLHDLVIQRLFAVGMVLEGARRAAPAAAERIETATRELDATIQEIRTAIFALQQPPDEAPSGLRTRVLRETGAAATTLGFAPSVAFGGPVDALVGEEVAGQLVAALREGLSNAARHARASRVDVTVDAAGTLPDGRPAVTLTVSDDGVGVPPDVTRRSGLRNIRDRAVSLGGEASTGPGPDGKGTTLTWRVPR, encoded by the coding sequence ATGCGGCAGCGGACACCGATCCCCCGGCTGCTGAGGGCCATGGAGTCCATCGGCGGCGACACCGAGCCCCTGGCCGTGCTCCGCCGTACCGCCGCCACCGCCGCCGAACTGGCCGGCGCGCGGTTCGCCGCCGTCGCCGTCCTCAACGACGACGGGAACGGCATCGGCCACCTCGTGACCCACGGCGACGGCCCGCCGCCCGACGACCTGGTGCGCGCGCTGCTCGACGGCACCTCCCCGCGCACTCCCGACACGCTCCGGGTGCCGGTCCTCGTGCACGGCGCGAAGTTCGGCGCCCTCCAGGTCTCCGCCCGCGCGGACGGCCGCCCGTTCACGGCCGAGATCCGCCAGCTCCTGCGCGTCCTCGCCACGGAGGCGGGCATCGCGCTGGGGAACGCCCGGCTGCACGAGGCGATCCGCGTCCAGTCCCGGTGGATGGACAGCAGCTTCGAACTGTCGACCACCCTGCTGTCCGACGACGAGGACAACGCCCTGGCCGTCGTCGCCGAACAGGCCCGCCGGCTCGCGGGCGCCACGACCGGCGCCGTCCTCGAACCGACCGGCGACCGGGGCCTGCAGGTCGTCGCCGCCAGCGCCGAGGCCCCCCGCGGGCTGATCGGAACGGTGCTCCCCGGGCACGTCCTGGCTGTGCGGCAGGTCCTCGCCGGAGAACCCGTCGTGCTCGACGACCCGGTCGGCGACCCCCGGATGCACATGGGCCTGACCAGCGCGCAGGGACCCGGCATGCTGCTGCCGCTGGCGAGCGACGGCACGGTCCTCGGCGCGCTCGCGCTCTCCCGCGAGCCGGGCGCGCCGCCGTACACCGTCCAGGAACGGGCGCTCACGATCCAGTTCGCGCAGCAGGCGGCCCTGGCCCTGCTGCTGGCCCGCGCGCGGCGCGACCGCGAACAGCTCGCCGTCCTGGAGGACCGCGACCGGATCGCGCGCGACCTGCACGACCTGGTGATCCAGCGGCTGTTCGCGGTCGGCATGGTCCTGGAGGGCGCCCGGCGCGCCGCTCCCGCGGCGGCGGAGCGCATCGAGACGGCGACCCGCGAACTGGACGCGACGATCCAGGAGATCCGTACGGCGATCTTCGCGCTCCAGCAGCCGCCGGACGAGGCGCCGAGCGGCCTGCGGACCCGTGTGCTGCGGGAGACGGGCGCGGCGGCCACGACGCTCGGCTTCGCGCCGTCGGTCGCGTTCGGCGGTCCGGTGGACGCCCTGGTCGGCGAGGAGGTCGCCGGGCAGCTCGTGGCCGCGCTCCGCGAGGGCCTGTCCAACGCCGCGCGCCACGCCAGGGCCTCGCGCGTCGATGTCACGGTGGACGCGGCCGGCACCCTGCCGGACGGCCGTCCCGCCGTGACGCTCACCGTGTCGGACGACGGTGTGGGCGTCCCGCCCGACGTGACGCGGCGCAGCGGCCTGCGCAACATCCGGGACCGC